The Aeromicrobium yanjiei genome includes a region encoding these proteins:
- the eccCa gene encoding type VII secretion protein EccCa, with the protein MSTTLRRGERIERPSVPEGRFDLQPPPELQPHEGIGGALMMALPMLASVGSIVFVASSGAGARGFIAAGMFLVATLGFVAVNVERQLKQRKTKVVGARREYLQYLSTVRGNVRRVAEEQRDGLVWLHPSPSVLATFAEEGSRVWERGAEDPHRLHVRYGTSTQPLAVELVPPETAPIDQVDPVCASALHRLLAVHRAQPSLPAAIDLGAFSRIELIGPEGYVRGLARSMICEATAFHAPDQLVVAVLTDGDAARHWDWVKWLPQAQSGRENDAVGPSRMVSGSIDDLAAMLPRELIDRPRFGADQPVEGPHVLLVVDGVELPPGNHLVPDEGVHGVTVLELPERWGELDDPTRLRLQFEDRGDSAAVTAWRRHEEPVRASADHLDLPSAEAFARRLAPLGAVEGPVREDAMAGTPDLTDLLGLGDVRNLNVADAWRERPARDQLRVPIGIGANGAPIYLDIKESAQQGMGPHGLVIGATGSGKSELLRTLVLGLALTHSSETLNMVLVDFKGGATFAGLSDLPHVSAVITNLEDELPLVDRMQDALSGEMVRRQELLRRAGNYASARDYEKARAAGEDLEPMPSLFIVVDEFSEMLSAKPDFIDLFVAIGRLGRSLGLHLLLASQRLEEGRLRGLESHLSYRIGLRTFSAAESRAVLGSPDAYELPSVPGLGYLKADQSSMTRFKAAYVSGPPPRRAAAAMADGAQARSILPFTTTHVLAPLDAEPAEAEAEMPVAPAAESTASVLDIAVDTMVGQGPQAHQVWLPPLDVPDTLDVLMPDLAETDDAGLLSSRWSVYGGLRVPMGTLDRPREQRREVLTVDLSGAGGHLAVVGGPRSGKSTVLRTVVASIALTSSPRDSQIYVLDFGGGTFSAMTDLPHVSGVGTRAEPDVVRRIFAEVNGIADRREAYLRQQGIDSVETYRARRREGSVDDGYGDVYLVIDGWSTLRADFDSLEMEMQTLAQRGLTYGIHVLAGASRWGDFRAAMRDLFGTRLELRLGDPTDSEIDRKVAQLVPAERPGRGLVPSKLHFLSALPRLDGKADGATVGPAVDDLVARVKASWPGQGGPKLRLLPSRIELDRVRELAGQPDDPRVLLGIDERDLAPVGLDVEAEPHLLVYGDGRSGKSSLLRAYAREVMRSRTPAQAQIIVVDYRRAMLGELPDEFQMEYVSSAAQIEAVIGGLAEVLKSRLPGPDVTPDQLRSRSWWSGPDAYVLVDDYDLVSPQNASPLAPLVPYLAQGRDVGLHMVVARRSGGASRASFDPVLQTLRELAQPGILLSGSPDEGPLIGNARPRPSQAGRAQLITRDRGVEIIQTAWAPPTT; encoded by the coding sequence GTGTCCACCACGCTGCGCCGCGGGGAGCGCATCGAGCGACCGTCCGTGCCCGAGGGCCGCTTCGATCTCCAGCCCCCACCTGAGCTCCAGCCGCACGAGGGCATCGGCGGTGCCCTGATGATGGCGCTGCCGATGCTCGCGAGCGTCGGCTCGATCGTCTTCGTCGCCTCGAGCGGCGCCGGTGCGCGCGGCTTCATCGCCGCCGGCATGTTCCTGGTCGCCACGCTCGGCTTCGTGGCCGTCAACGTCGAACGACAGCTCAAGCAGCGCAAGACCAAGGTGGTCGGCGCCCGGCGCGAGTATCTGCAGTACCTCTCGACGGTCCGCGGCAACGTCCGCCGGGTCGCCGAGGAGCAGCGTGACGGGCTCGTCTGGCTCCACCCCTCGCCGTCCGTCCTCGCGACGTTCGCCGAGGAGGGCAGCCGCGTGTGGGAGAGAGGCGCCGAGGACCCGCACCGCCTGCACGTCCGCTACGGCACGTCGACGCAGCCCTTGGCAGTCGAGCTGGTGCCGCCGGAGACCGCGCCCATCGACCAGGTCGACCCGGTCTGCGCGTCCGCGCTGCACCGTCTGCTCGCGGTGCACCGGGCCCAGCCGAGCCTCCCGGCAGCGATCGACCTGGGTGCGTTCAGCCGCATCGAGCTCATCGGTCCCGAGGGATACGTGCGGGGCCTGGCCCGCTCGATGATCTGCGAGGCCACAGCGTTCCACGCCCCCGACCAGCTCGTCGTGGCCGTGCTCACCGACGGCGACGCCGCGCGGCACTGGGACTGGGTGAAGTGGCTGCCGCAGGCGCAGAGCGGTCGTGAGAACGACGCGGTCGGACCCAGCCGCATGGTGTCGGGATCGATCGACGACCTGGCCGCGATGCTGCCCCGCGAGCTGATCGACCGCCCGCGGTTCGGCGCGGACCAGCCGGTCGAGGGTCCGCACGTCCTGCTCGTGGTGGACGGTGTCGAGCTACCCCCGGGCAACCACCTCGTCCCGGACGAGGGCGTCCACGGCGTCACGGTGCTCGAGCTGCCTGAGCGCTGGGGAGAGCTGGACGACCCGACGCGGCTGCGACTGCAGTTCGAGGACCGGGGCGACAGCGCCGCCGTGACGGCGTGGCGCCGGCACGAGGAGCCCGTACGTGCGTCGGCCGATCATCTCGACCTGCCGTCCGCCGAGGCGTTCGCCCGCCGGCTCGCGCCGCTGGGCGCGGTCGAGGGACCGGTGCGCGAGGACGCGATGGCCGGCACCCCCGATCTCACCGACCTGCTGGGGCTCGGCGACGTCCGCAACCTCAACGTCGCGGACGCATGGCGTGAGCGGCCGGCGCGCGACCAGCTGCGCGTGCCGATCGGCATCGGCGCCAACGGGGCCCCGATCTACCTGGACATCAAGGAGTCCGCCCAGCAGGGCATGGGCCCGCACGGCCTGGTGATCGGTGCGACCGGCTCGGGCAAGTCCGAGCTGCTGCGCACCCTCGTCCTCGGCCTTGCGCTGACCCACTCCTCCGAGACCCTCAACATGGTGCTGGTCGACTTCAAGGGCGGCGCGACGTTCGCGGGCCTGTCGGACCTGCCCCACGTCTCGGCCGTCATCACCAACCTCGAGGACGAGCTGCCGCTCGTCGACCGCATGCAGGATGCCCTGTCCGGTGAGATGGTGCGCCGCCAGGAGCTGCTCCGACGGGCCGGCAACTACGCGTCGGCCCGCGACTACGAGAAGGCGCGGGCGGCCGGCGAGGACCTCGAGCCGATGCCCAGCCTGTTCATCGTGGTCGACGAGTTCTCCGAGATGCTGTCGGCCAAGCCCGACTTCATCGACCTGTTCGTGGCGATCGGTCGACTCGGCCGCTCGCTGGGCCTGCACCTGCTGCTCGCCTCGCAGCGTTTGGAGGAGGGCCGGCTCCGCGGGCTCGAGAGCCACCTGTCGTACCGGATCGGCCTGCGCACGTTCTCGGCGGCCGAGTCGCGAGCCGTGCTCGGCTCGCCCGACGCGTACGAGCTGCCGTCGGTGCCCGGCCTCGGCTATCTCAAGGCCGACCAGTCGAGCATGACGCGGTTCAAGGCCGCGTACGTCTCGGGGCCGCCCCCGCGTCGCGCCGCCGCGGCGATGGCGGACGGTGCCCAGGCGCGCAGCATCCTCCCGTTCACCACGACCCACGTCCTGGCCCCGCTCGACGCCGAGCCGGCCGAGGCCGAGGCCGAGATGCCTGTCGCGCCCGCGGCAGAGAGCACCGCGTCCGTGCTCGACATCGCGGTCGACACGATGGTCGGTCAGGGGCCGCAGGCGCACCAGGTCTGGCTGCCGCCGCTCGACGTGCCCGACACGCTCGACGTGCTCATGCCCGACCTCGCCGAGACCGACGACGCCGGGCTGCTGTCCTCGCGCTGGAGCGTCTACGGCGGCCTCCGCGTGCCCATGGGCACGCTCGATCGCCCGCGCGAGCAGCGACGCGAAGTGCTGACGGTCGACCTGTCCGGTGCCGGTGGCCACCTCGCCGTCGTCGGCGGCCCCCGCAGCGGCAAGAGCACCGTGCTGCGCACCGTCGTCGCGAGCATCGCGCTGACGTCCAGCCCGCGGGACTCGCAGATCTACGTGCTGGACTTCGGCGGCGGCACGTTCTCGGCGATGACCGACCTGCCGCACGTCTCGGGCGTCGGCACGCGCGCCGAGCCCGATGTGGTGCGCCGCATCTTCGCCGAGGTCAACGGCATCGCCGACCGCCGCGAGGCGTACCTGCGCCAGCAGGGCATCGACTCGGTCGAGACCTACCGCGCTCGGCGGCGCGAGGGCTCGGTCGACGACGGCTACGGCGACGTCTACCTCGTGATCGACGGCTGGAGCACGCTGCGAGCCGACTTCGACTCCCTCGAGATGGAGATGCAGACGCTGGCCCAGCGCGGTCTGACGTACGGCATCCACGTCCTCGCCGGTGCGTCGCGCTGGGGTGACTTCCGTGCGGCGATGCGTGATCTGTTCGGCACCCGGCTCGAGCTGCGGCTCGGCGACCCGACCGACTCCGAGATCGACCGCAAGGTCGCCCAGCTCGTCCCCGCCGAGCGACCGGGGCGCGGACTCGTCCCCTCCAAGCTGCACTTCCTGTCGGCGCTGCCGCGCCTCGACGGCAAGGCGGACGGCGCGACCGTCGGCCCCGCCGTCGACGACCTGGTCGCCCGGGTCAAGGCGTCGTGGCCGGGGCAGGGCGGTCCCAAGCTGCGCCTGCTGCCGTCCCGGATCGAGCTGGACCGCGTGCGCGAGCTCGCGGGACAGCCCGACGACCCCCGGGTGCTGCTGGGCATCGACGAGCGCGACCTCGCGCCGGTCGGGCTCGACGTCGAGGCCGAGCCGCACCTGCTGGTCTACGGCGACGGCCGCTCGGGCAAGAGCTCGCTGCTGCGGGCGTACGCCCGAGAGGTGATGCGCAGCCGCACGCCGGCCCAGGCGCAGATCATCGTGGTCGACTACCGCCGCGCGATGCTCGGCGAGCTGCCCGACGAGTTCCAGATGGAGTACGTGTCGAGCGCCGCGCAGATCGAGGCGGTGATCGGTGGCCTGGCCGAGGTGCTGAAGAGCCGCCTGCCCGGACCGGACGTGACCCCGGACCAGCTGCGCAGCCGCTCGTGGTGGAGCGGCCCCGACGCGTACGTCCTGGTCGACGACTACGACCTGGTGTCGCCGCAGAACGCCTCACCGCTCGCGCCCCTCGTGCCGTACCTGGCGCAGGGCCGCGACGTCGGTCTGCACATGGTCGTGGCCCGGCGCTCGGGCGGTGCGTCGCGGGCGTCGTTCGACCCCGTGCTGCAGACGCTGCGCGAGCTCGCCCAGCCCGGCATCCTGCTCTCGGGCAGCCCCGACGAGGGGCCGCTGATCGGCAACGCCCGGCCCCGGCCGTCGCAGGCCGGACGCGCACAGCTCATCACGCGCGACCGCGGCGTGGAGATCATCCAGACCGCCTGGGCCCCACCCACGACCTAG